Proteins encoded within one genomic window of Paludisphaera rhizosphaerae:
- a CDS encoding 6-bladed beta-propeller has translation MTSRLASVALAFALGTVSAGFAADTPLPVRMGCGAMTFDTVPGWGLAADGKSAIGPCHGGVAVGKDGSIYTSAHAGVFVFSPDGKVIRTFLGDNYSDMHDIKIRSEEGGEFLYGARNNNAEGVKLNAQTGEIVLKLPFPKESGLDLKKFNPTAITVAPNGDIFLSDGYASDRIFKFDKTGKYLMHFGTHGDGLQEFHTAHGMTLDTRYEPPRLLICDRNHLPKGRLLHYDLDGKFIGEVVTGLGMPTSANVQGDFVSVPDLHGRLVILDKNNTIIAVLGNNPDAKKGGSYNVPQNQWIEGVFSGTHGSSWDQDGNLYIQDWNVSGRIMKLLRVK, from the coding sequence ATGACCAGCCGCCTCGCATCTGTTGCACTCGCATTCGCCCTCGGGACCGTGTCGGCAGGCTTTGCGGCCGATACGCCGCTGCCCGTCCGGATGGGCTGCGGCGCGATGACGTTCGACACCGTGCCGGGCTGGGGCCTGGCGGCCGACGGCAAGTCGGCGATTGGCCCGTGCCATGGCGGCGTCGCAGTGGGCAAGGACGGAAGCATCTACACGAGCGCTCACGCCGGCGTCTTCGTTTTTTCGCCCGACGGCAAGGTGATCCGCACCTTCCTCGGCGACAACTATTCCGACATGCACGACATCAAGATCCGCTCGGAAGAGGGGGGCGAGTTCCTTTACGGGGCCCGCAACAACAACGCCGAGGGAGTCAAGCTCAACGCCCAGACCGGCGAAATCGTCCTGAAGCTGCCGTTCCCGAAGGAGTCGGGCCTGGATCTGAAGAAGTTCAACCCGACCGCGATCACCGTCGCACCCAACGGCGACATCTTCCTCTCCGACGGCTACGCCAGCGACCGCATCTTCAAGTTCGACAAGACCGGCAAGTATCTGATGCACTTCGGGACGCACGGCGACGGCCTGCAAGAGTTCCACACCGCTCACGGCATGACGCTCGACACGCGGTACGAGCCCCCGCGGCTCCTGATCTGCGACCGCAACCACCTGCCCAAGGGGCGTCTGTTGCACTACGACCTGGACGGCAAGTTCATCGGCGAGGTCGTCACCGGCCTGGGCATGCCGACCTCGGCCAACGTTCAGGGGGACTTCGTTTCCGTTCCCGACCTGCACGGGCGGTTGGTGATCCTGGACAAAAACAACACGATCATCGCCGTGCTGGGCAACAACCCCGACGCGAAGAAGGGGGGCAGCTACAACGTGCCGCAGAACCAGTGGATCGAAGGAGTGTTCAGCGGAACCCACGGTTCGTCGTGGGACCAGGACGGGAACCTCTACATTCAGGACTGGAACGTCTCCGGCCGAATCATGAAGCTTCTCCGCGTGAAGTGA
- a CDS encoding ABC transporter permease has product MTSASTPAATPPPVGGPPWVDPVPVSNVPSLGALATVLRITVERQLRGKRIWLFVLIFAAPVAVALLVRRNEVPYDAGDSERALIFRLIPQAVLPLAALLFASSLVQDDVEEQTLTYLLIRPIPRWAIYLAKVLGATLVTAALAGLFTTAAIAAVNWGIDHYGAAELIEQAGATAGLWALALLAYISIFGFFGLLTKRVLVVGVGYTLVFEGVVSTIPFLVRYGTILFHMRVLILRLLGGNGSDWSIDLDEAPTAATSISVLLGVSTVFLALGAWLFSVREFRVKTPEGS; this is encoded by the coding sequence ATGACCTCGGCTTCAACGCCCGCCGCCACCCCGCCGCCCGTCGGGGGCCCGCCCTGGGTCGATCCCGTGCCGGTCTCGAACGTCCCCTCACTTGGGGCCCTGGCGACGGTGCTCAGGATCACAGTCGAACGGCAGCTCCGCGGCAAGCGGATCTGGCTGTTCGTTTTGATCTTTGCGGCCCCGGTCGCAGTCGCTCTGCTCGTTCGTCGGAACGAGGTCCCATACGACGCCGGGGACAGCGAGCGGGCTCTGATCTTCAGACTGATCCCCCAGGCGGTCCTGCCACTGGCTGCACTGCTGTTCGCGTCGAGCCTGGTGCAGGACGACGTGGAGGAGCAGACGCTCACCTATCTGCTGATCCGCCCGATCCCTCGTTGGGCGATTTACCTGGCGAAGGTTCTCGGGGCTACGCTCGTCACCGCGGCCCTCGCGGGTCTCTTCACGACGGCCGCCATCGCAGCCGTGAACTGGGGGATCGACCACTATGGCGCGGCCGAACTGATCGAGCAGGCGGGGGCGACGGCCGGACTCTGGGCGTTGGCTCTGCTGGCCTACATCTCGATCTTCGGTTTTTTCGGGCTGCTCACGAAACGAGTGCTGGTCGTCGGCGTGGGGTATACCCTGGTCTTCGAGGGGGTCGTCTCGACGATTCCGTTCCTGGTGCGGTATGGAACGATCCTCTTCCACATGCGCGTCCTGATCCTACGCCTGCTAGGAGGGAACGGCAGCGACTGGTCGATCGATTTGGACGAGGCTCCGACCGCCGCGACTTCCATATCGGTTTTGCTTGGCGTGTCGACCGTGTTCCTCGCCCTGGGGGCCTGGCTGTTCAGCGTCCGCGAGTTCCGCGTGAAAACACCTGAGGGAAGCTGA
- a CDS encoding ABC transporter ATP-binding protein: MSTTAPPETPAVIEFRSVSKWYGQVIGLNNLSLRVGRGVTGLLGPNGAGKSTLLQLATGQLRPSQGEVRVLGVRPWSNSGLNRYIGLCPEQDAMFEWMTGRNFLRTCGTLAGLGGREARKAADRVLEQVRMTAAADRPVRGYSKGMRQRTKLAQALVHDPEVLFLDEPLTGTDPVARHELMELVGSLAKQGKTILVSSHVLYEVQSLTSQIVLMNHGRLVAFGDVRQIRGLIDAHPHRIVLKGPNRRALAAKLVRWDDVEGVELPRDERSIVVETRAPDVFYQRLPALAREADAPIEEIYSDDDNLEAVFKYLVNS, encoded by the coding sequence ATGAGCACGACCGCCCCCCCCGAGACTCCGGCGGTGATCGAGTTCCGCTCGGTCTCCAAGTGGTACGGCCAGGTGATCGGTCTGAACAACCTGTCGCTCCGAGTGGGGCGGGGCGTGACCGGTCTCCTCGGGCCCAACGGCGCGGGGAAGAGCACGCTGCTGCAACTGGCGACCGGCCAGCTTCGCCCTAGCCAGGGGGAAGTCCGCGTGCTGGGCGTGCGGCCCTGGAGCAACTCCGGCCTCAACCGATACATCGGACTCTGCCCCGAACAGGACGCAATGTTTGAGTGGATGACGGGCCGCAACTTCCTCCGCACCTGCGGGACGCTTGCCGGCCTGGGGGGCCGTGAGGCGCGCAAGGCCGCCGACCGGGTTCTGGAACAGGTCCGGATGACGGCCGCCGCCGATCGCCCGGTGCGCGGATACTCGAAGGGGATGCGGCAGCGGACCAAGCTCGCCCAGGCTCTCGTCCACGACCCCGAGGTCCTCTTCCTGGACGAGCCCCTCACCGGCACCGATCCGGTCGCCCGCCATGAGCTGATGGAACTCGTTGGATCGCTGGCGAAGCAAGGAAAGACGATCCTCGTCTCCAGCCATGTGCTCTACGAGGTTCAGTCACTCACCTCGCAGATCGTGCTGATGAACCACGGGCGATTGGTCGCCTTCGGCGATGTTCGTCAGATTCGCGGTCTGATCGACGCCCACCCGCACCGGATCGTTTTGAAGGGACCCAACCGCCGCGCCCTGGCCGCCAAGCTCGTTCGCTGGGACGACGTGGAGGGAGTGGAACTGCCCCGCGACGAACGCTCGATCGTCGTCGAGACCCGCGCTCCCGACGTCTTCTACCAGCGGCTGCCGGCCCTGGCGCGCGAGGCTGACGCCCCGATCGAGGAAATCTATTCCGACGACGACAACCTGGAAGCCGTCTTCAAGTATCTGGTGAACTCATGA
- a CDS encoding ABC transporter permease, with protein sequence MPILDQGYQHWDGKLAGHAFRWLAITRNGVKAQFKNRWLVTTLIGALAPALLLAAFLALWGLFEQKSSILAPFLFLFQGLPEEISSGPKGFRTTFWTLAFVQFFQVQLVFSFLLVMLVGPDLISQDLRFNALPLYLSRPLRRIDYFLGKFGVIAAFLLAVMLAPAILAYLLGLAFSLDPATLTDTWRVLAASVAFSLVVAGSTGLLILAFSSLSRNSRFVTAMWVGVWMLGGAAADAIRRGGAEEWAPLASYSADLVSVRDALFDYDAQWERVAGVFRASREAMEAAARSRQRPRRPRIFGIPIGPPPPPGAPDEGPPPPRIRVESAAQRRPPWKWSAGVLAGLAVASAVVLSTRVRSLDRLK encoded by the coding sequence ATGCCGATCCTGGACCAGGGATATCAACACTGGGACGGCAAGCTCGCCGGCCACGCGTTTCGGTGGCTGGCCATCACCCGTAACGGCGTGAAGGCCCAGTTCAAGAACCGATGGCTGGTCACCACCCTGATCGGTGCACTGGCTCCCGCACTCCTGCTGGCCGCCTTCCTGGCGCTGTGGGGCCTGTTTGAACAGAAGTCGTCGATCCTCGCTCCGTTCCTGTTTCTCTTCCAGGGGCTTCCCGAGGAGATCTCATCTGGGCCGAAAGGCTTTCGGACGACGTTCTGGACTCTGGCCTTCGTGCAGTTTTTTCAGGTCCAACTCGTCTTCAGCTTCCTGCTGGTGATGCTGGTCGGGCCGGACCTCATCAGCCAGGATCTCCGGTTCAACGCCCTGCCGCTGTATCTCTCCCGTCCTCTTCGTCGAATCGACTATTTTCTGGGGAAGTTCGGCGTGATCGCCGCATTCCTGCTGGCGGTGATGCTGGCTCCGGCGATTCTGGCGTACCTGCTGGGGCTCGCGTTCAGTCTGGATCCAGCAACGCTCACGGACACCTGGCGAGTGCTTGCGGCGTCGGTCGCGTTCAGCCTTGTGGTTGCGGGCTCGACGGGGCTGCTCATTCTGGCCTTCTCGTCGCTCTCGCGCAATTCGCGGTTCGTCACGGCGATGTGGGTCGGCGTCTGGATGCTCGGAGGAGCGGCGGCCGACGCGATTCGACGTGGCGGAGCCGAGGAGTGGGCGCCTCTGGCCTCGTACTCCGCCGACCTCGTTTCGGTTCGCGACGCCCTTTTCGACTACGACGCCCAGTGGGAACGCGTGGCGGGCGTCTTCCGAGCAAGTCGCGAGGCGATGGAGGCGGCGGCGCGCTCACGCCAGCGCCCGCGGCGACCCAGAATCTTCGGCATTCCCATCGGCCCCCCGCCGCCCCCAGGTGCCCCCGACGAGGGTCCGCCTCCGCCTCGGATCCGCGTGGAATCCGCCGCTCAGCGCCGTCCTCCCTGGAAATGGTCGGCTGGAGTGCTGGCGGGGCTCGCAGTCGCGTCGGCGGTCGTCCTGTCCACGAGGGTCCGTTCGCTGGACCGTCTGAAGTAA
- a CDS encoding ABC transporter ATP-binding protein — translation MLIELEDLTKTYGAVTALSGLSLSLPEGAVGLLGPNGAGKTTMIRSLLGLVRIDSGSGRVLGMDLTSQPLEIRQAVGFVPEDECLFPGVTGVQFVAYAGELVGMPPRDALRRAHEVLDYVDLREARYRRAESYSTGMKQRLKIASGIVHDPKLLILDEPTNGMDPAGRREILDLCRDLSRAKGMNLLISSHLLPDVEAVCEYVVVMGRGRVLAQGRIEELKKPHTNEFELRVRGDQTRFAAALADRGVDSTAVDDHLRVALPAGEGVAALWAAADETSEQIRLLRPRRSTLEEVFLQAVEGAS, via the coding sequence ATGCTGATCGAGCTGGAAGATCTGACGAAGACCTACGGGGCCGTCACGGCCCTGTCGGGGCTCTCGTTGTCGCTCCCGGAAGGCGCAGTGGGGCTCCTCGGCCCCAACGGCGCGGGCAAGACGACGATGATTCGGAGCCTGCTGGGCCTCGTCCGGATCGACTCGGGCAGTGGACGTGTTCTGGGGATGGATCTCACGTCGCAGCCCCTGGAGATCCGCCAGGCCGTCGGCTTCGTCCCGGAGGACGAATGCCTCTTCCCCGGCGTCACGGGCGTCCAGTTCGTGGCTTACGCCGGCGAACTGGTCGGCATGCCCCCTCGCGACGCCCTCCGTCGCGCCCATGAGGTGCTCGACTACGTCGATCTCCGCGAGGCCCGCTACCGCCGCGCCGAGTCGTACTCGACGGGCATGAAACAGCGGCTGAAGATCGCCTCGGGAATCGTCCACGATCCCAAGCTTCTGATCCTCGACGAACCGACCAACGGCATGGATCCGGCCGGCCGTCGCGAGATCCTCGATCTCTGCCGCGACCTCTCGCGGGCCAAGGGGATGAACCTGCTCATCTCCAGCCACCTGTTGCCAGACGTCGAGGCCGTCTGCGAGTACGTCGTCGTGATGGGTCGTGGACGCGTCCTCGCCCAGGGGCGGATCGAGGAGCTGAAGAAGCCCCATACCAACGAATTTGAATTGCGGGTGCGGGGAGATCAGACGCGGTTCGCCGCGGCGCTCGCCGATCGAGGCGTCGACTCCACGGCCGTTGACGACCACCTACGCGTCGCCCTCCCCGCCGGCGAAGGCGTGGCGGCGCTCTGGGCGGCCGCAGATGAGACGTCCGAGCAGATCCGTCTGCTCCGCCCCCGCCGGAGCACGCTGGAAGAGGTCTTCCTCCAGGCTGTCGAGGGCGCGAGCTGA
- the ychF gene encoding redox-regulated ATPase YchF gives MRAGIVGLPNVGKSTLFNALTSSKAAQSANYPFCTIEPNEGVVSVPDGRLERISRYIVPKKLVPAALRLVDIAGIVKGASEGEGLGNKFLSHIREVDAILQVVRCFEDPDVVHVAGAVDPLSDVETVEIELMLADLQTLENALPKAERTAKSGEKEAKLRVEAIKHCLEHLGKDQPLRTLTLDPAEAAAISSFGLMTAKPILYVANVDENDLHGEGPLAIKVRQRAKEIGAGVVAVCAKLEAEIAELDEADRLEMLHSSGLDEPALAVLAREAYRILGLQSYFTAGEKEVRAWTVHVGATAPQAAGVIHTDFEKGFIRAEVYTLDDLETYKSEKEIRAAGKLRVEGKAYVMQDGDICHFLFN, from the coding sequence ATGAGGGCTGGCATCGTCGGTTTGCCGAACGTCGGCAAGAGTACGCTTTTCAACGCACTGACCAGCTCCAAGGCGGCTCAGAGCGCGAACTATCCTTTCTGCACCATCGAGCCGAACGAGGGGGTCGTCAGCGTCCCCGACGGGCGGCTGGAGCGGATCAGCCGATACATCGTCCCCAAAAAGCTGGTGCCTGCGGCGCTGCGGTTGGTGGACATCGCCGGCATCGTCAAGGGGGCCAGCGAGGGCGAGGGGCTCGGAAACAAGTTCCTCAGCCACATCCGCGAGGTCGACGCCATTCTTCAGGTCGTCCGCTGCTTCGAGGACCCGGACGTCGTCCACGTCGCTGGGGCCGTCGATCCGCTCTCGGACGTCGAGACGGTCGAAATCGAGTTGATGCTGGCCGACCTCCAGACGTTGGAGAACGCCCTGCCCAAGGCTGAGCGCACGGCCAAGAGCGGCGAGAAAGAAGCCAAGCTCCGCGTCGAGGCGATCAAGCACTGTCTGGAGCACCTCGGCAAGGACCAGCCGCTCCGAACGCTGACGCTCGACCCGGCCGAGGCCGCGGCGATCTCCAGCTTCGGCCTGATGACGGCCAAGCCGATCCTCTACGTCGCGAACGTCGACGAGAACGACCTGCACGGTGAGGGACCGCTGGCGATCAAGGTCCGTCAGCGAGCAAAGGAGATCGGGGCAGGGGTCGTCGCCGTCTGCGCCAAGCTCGAAGCCGAGATCGCCGAGCTAGACGAGGCCGACCGCTTGGAAATGCTCCACTCCTCCGGTCTCGACGAGCCCGCGCTGGCGGTCCTGGCCCGTGAGGCCTACCGGATCCTGGGGTTGCAGAGCTACTTCACGGCCGGCGAAAAGGAAGTTCGGGCCTGGACGGTCCACGTCGGCGCGACGGCCCCTCAGGCGGCCGGCGTGATCCACACCGACTTCGAAAAGGGGTTCATCCGGGCCGAGGTCTACACCCTCGACGACCTGGAGACCTACAAGTCGGAGAAGGAAATCCGCGCCGCGGGCAAGCTCCGCGTCGAGGGCAAGGCCTACGTGATGCAGGACGGCGATATCTGCCACTTCCTGTTCAATTGA
- a CDS encoding zinc-binding metallopeptidase: protein MRPIGLLCFAMASAGVPTYAEEPAEIPAALDRAAKEAAVQVVNVRTDLDVETPFGPITAKPTGSGLTKYARLLSEEFALYPASLVRKARLRRLVLCSDLAFNGELRGAIPDYWHGDLYLDVVRGSASPPYQRTAIHHEFFHLVDYQDDGEVYRDDAWSALNPIDFRYGPGGANVQDDPSGSLPNEKTRGFLTAYATSGVEEDKAEVFSRLIMIPREVERRSSADPIIWRKVARMKDMLKAFEPSVDEVFWKRIAERPDTPIGPVRSPAAPPPHPEAHFESMLGNGKSVEGTWDRSMISLIRATISG, encoded by the coding sequence ATGCGCCCGATCGGTCTACTGTGCTTCGCGATGGCCTCGGCGGGGGTTCCCACCTACGCGGAAGAACCAGCGGAAATCCCCGCAGCGCTCGACCGGGCCGCGAAGGAAGCAGCCGTACAGGTCGTGAATGTTCGGACCGATCTCGACGTCGAGACCCCATTCGGGCCCATAACGGCGAAGCCGACCGGCTCCGGCCTGACGAAGTACGCCCGACTCCTCTCCGAGGAATTTGCCCTCTACCCCGCATCCCTGGTTCGAAAGGCTCGCCTACGGCGGCTGGTTCTCTGCTCAGACCTGGCGTTCAACGGGGAACTTCGAGGAGCGATCCCCGACTACTGGCACGGGGACCTTTATCTGGATGTCGTCCGAGGCTCCGCCAGCCCACCTTACCAGCGAACCGCGATTCATCACGAATTCTTCCACCTCGTCGACTACCAGGACGACGGCGAGGTCTATCGTGACGACGCATGGTCGGCGCTGAACCCGATCGACTTCCGCTACGGTCCGGGAGGCGCCAACGTCCAGGACGACCCCTCTGGTTCCCTGCCGAACGAAAAGACCCGCGGCTTTCTGACGGCTTACGCGACCTCCGGCGTCGAGGAAGACAAGGCGGAGGTCTTCTCACGGCTGATCATGATCCCTCGCGAGGTCGAACGTCGGAGCAGCGCTGATCCAATCATCTGGCGCAAAGTCGCCCGCATGAAAGACATGCTCAAAGCGTTCGAGCCATCCGTCGACGAGGTGTTCTGGAAGCGCATCGCGGAACGACCGGACACGCCCATTGGGCCTGTCCGGTCGCCAGCGGCCCCCCCTCCTCATCCTGAGGCTCACTTCGAATCGATGCTCGGCAACGGGAAGAGCGTCGAGGGGACGTGGGACCGTTCCATGATCTCCTTGATCCGAGCGACGATCTCCGGCTGA
- a CDS encoding arylsulfatase — translation MSGRTWTNRLCAFLLLATAAPVWARDGKPNVVFIFADDLGKFEVGVHGQAKIRTPSIDHLAAEGMRFDRFYSGSPVCAPSRCTLMTGKHSGHGFVRDNREIQPEGQAPIPDSEITMAEMFKSRGYATAAIGKWGLGFPGSEGEPLKQGFDHFFGYNCQRHAHNHYPTYLWNDHERVMLKGNTAGLTGETFSHDLFEAESLKFIREHKDAPFFLFLPFIIPHVALQVPEDSLAEYTDKLEDANPYKGDKGYLPHPKPHAAYAAMVTRMDRTVGRILDELKATGIDDDTIVIFSSDNGPTHDVGGADTGFFKSGGDLRGLKGSVYEGGIAVPFIVRWPGRIKPGTTSDFIGYFPDVPATLLDLAGIGDALPPGLDGVSFAPTLLGRPDAQKAHDFLYWEFASYGGQQAVRMGPWKGVRQNLRQGKTAIEIYNLDADPRESHDVAADQPEIVARIKEIMERSHVPSTLFPLPSIDSK, via the coding sequence ATGAGCGGACGAACCTGGACGAACAGGCTTTGCGCCTTTCTGCTTCTGGCGACAGCGGCTCCGGTATGGGCCCGCGACGGCAAGCCGAACGTCGTCTTCATCTTCGCCGACGACCTTGGCAAGTTCGAGGTGGGCGTGCATGGGCAGGCGAAGATCCGGACGCCTTCGATCGACCATCTCGCCGCCGAGGGGATGCGTTTCGACCGGTTCTACTCGGGGTCACCCGTCTGCGCGCCGTCGCGCTGCACGTTGATGACCGGCAAGCACTCGGGCCACGGCTTCGTCCGAGACAATCGAGAGATCCAGCCGGAGGGCCAGGCGCCGATCCCCGACTCCGAAATCACGATGGCCGAGATGTTCAAGTCGCGCGGCTACGCCACAGCGGCGATCGGCAAGTGGGGCCTGGGCTTTCCCGGGTCCGAAGGCGAGCCGCTCAAGCAAGGGTTTGACCATTTCTTCGGGTACAACTGCCAGCGACACGCCCACAACCACTATCCAACATACCTTTGGAACGACCACGAGAGGGTGATGCTCAAGGGAAACACGGCCGGACTTACGGGCGAGACCTTCTCGCACGACCTTTTCGAGGCCGAGTCCTTGAAATTCATCCGCGAGCACAAGGACGCCCCGTTCTTCCTGTTCCTGCCGTTCATCATCCCGCACGTCGCCCTTCAGGTTCCGGAGGATTCGCTGGCCGAGTACACCGATAAGCTCGAAGACGCCAATCCGTACAAGGGCGACAAGGGATATCTGCCCCACCCAAAGCCCCACGCCGCCTACGCTGCGATGGTCACGCGGATGGATCGAACCGTCGGACGAATTCTCGACGAGTTGAAGGCGACGGGTATCGACGACGACACCATCGTGATCTTCTCCTCGGACAACGGGCCGACCCACGACGTCGGCGGCGCGGACACTGGATTCTTCAAGTCCGGCGGCGATTTGCGGGGGCTGAAGGGCTCGGTCTATGAGGGGGGGATTGCGGTCCCCTTCATCGTTCGTTGGCCAGGACGGATCAAGCCGGGGACCACGAGCGACTTCATCGGCTACTTTCCGGACGTCCCCGCGACTTTGTTGGATCTGGCGGGGATCGGCGACGCCCTGCCGCCGGGGCTGGATGGAGTGAGTTTCGCCCCGACGCTCCTCGGCCGTCCGGACGCCCAGAAGGCCCACGATTTCCTCTACTGGGAGTTCGCCTCCTACGGTGGCCAGCAGGCGGTTCGGATGGGACCCTGGAAGGGAGTTCGACAGAACCTCCGCCAGGGGAAGACGGCGATCGAGATCTACAACTTGGACGCCGATCCCAGGGAGTCGCACGACGTCGCCGCCGATCAGCCGGAGATCGTCGCTCGGATCAAGGAGATCATGGAACGGTCCCACGTCCCCTCGACGCTCTTCCCGTTGCCGAGCATCGATTCGAAGTGA
- a CDS encoding neutral/alkaline non-lysosomal ceramidase N-terminal domain-containing protein, with translation MTIRRAAAYLLAIATAASSAEAAEGWSAGAAAADVTPPGPVWLAGYASRKSQSEGVTLPIKVKALALRDPSGSTAVLLTADVVGFDRGFASRVFDRIGQAHGLPRGSVALFASHTHTAPLVRDARPMLTERGMDLAQAKPNDDFRRDIEEKLVGVAASALRSLRPVELANGEGEARFAINRREKTPNGYKIGLNPDGPVDRAVPVLRAVDSEGNLVAVLFGYACHNTTLTDKIMTISGDYAGFAQAKLEADHPGVVALFAMGCGADANPNPRGTVELGRLHGDELAKSVEDVLARPDRLRAIEGALRTAFAEPGLPLAGPTDRASYVARLEETPEKPVQRAHARRLIAAIDAGRPIPSTYPYPIHAFSFGDSLVLVALAGEVVVDYSLRLKREAAAPGRSLWVAAYADDVFSYVPSARVLAEGGYEGGDAIFGSYANLPGPFASEVEATIVGTVRDLIARIAPTPSNREPSR, from the coding sequence ATGACGATCCGACGAGCGGCGGCGTACCTTCTGGCGATCGCAACCGCAGCCTCCTCTGCAGAAGCCGCCGAGGGCTGGTCGGCAGGCGCTGCGGCGGCCGACGTCACGCCGCCAGGACCCGTCTGGCTCGCGGGCTATGCCTCCCGCAAATCACAGTCGGAAGGCGTGACGCTTCCGATCAAGGTGAAGGCGCTGGCCCTTCGGGATCCTTCCGGGTCGACGGCCGTGCTGCTCACGGCCGACGTCGTCGGCTTCGATCGTGGGTTCGCGTCCCGGGTGTTCGATCGGATCGGCCAGGCCCATGGGCTGCCTCGAGGGTCAGTCGCCCTCTTTGCGTCGCACACCCACACGGCCCCGCTCGTCCGCGACGCCCGGCCGATGCTGACCGAGCGCGGCATGGATCTGGCGCAAGCGAAGCCCAACGACGACTTCCGCCGCGACATCGAGGAAAAGCTCGTCGGCGTCGCCGCTTCGGCTCTGCGCTCGCTACGGCCTGTCGAGTTGGCCAACGGCGAGGGTGAGGCGCGTTTCGCGATCAACCGCCGCGAGAAGACGCCGAACGGCTACAAGATCGGCCTCAATCCCGACGGCCCCGTCGATCGCGCCGTGCCGGTGCTTCGGGCCGTCGACTCGGAGGGGAACCTCGTGGCCGTGCTGTTCGGCTACGCCTGCCACAACACGACGCTAACCGACAAGATCATGACGATCTCTGGCGATTACGCCGGCTTCGCGCAGGCGAAACTCGAAGCCGACCACCCCGGCGTCGTCGCCCTCTTCGCCATGGGATGCGGCGCCGACGCCAATCCGAATCCTCGAGGGACCGTCGAGCTGGGACGGCTTCACGGCGACGAGCTGGCGAAATCGGTCGAGGATGTGCTGGCTCGCCCCGATCGGCTGCGAGCAATCGAGGGCGCTCTGCGAACGGCCTTCGCCGAGCCCGGCCTCCCGCTCGCCGGGCCAACCGACCGCGCCTCGTACGTCGCCCGACTCGAGGAAACGCCCGAGAAGCCCGTCCAACGCGCCCACGCACGGAGGCTGATCGCCGCGATCGACGCGGGCCGCCCGATCCCGTCGACCTATCCGTACCCGATCCACGCTTTCTCCTTCGGCGACTCCTTGGTGCTGGTCGCGCTGGCTGGCGAGGTTGTTGTGGACTACTCATTGCGGCTCAAGCGCGAGGCCGCCGCGCCGGGGCGGTCGCTCTGGGTGGCCGCCTACGCCGACGACGTCTTCAGCTACGTCCCGTCCGCCCGCGTCCTGGCCGAAGGAGGCTATGAGGGAGGCGACGCGATCTTCGGCTCCTACGCGAACCTCCCGGGCCCGTTCGCCTCCGAAGTCGAAGCGACGATCGTCGGAACCGTCCGCGACCTGATCGCCAGGATCGCACCGACGCCGTCGAATCGGGAGCCGTCGCGATGA
- a CDS encoding metallophosphoesterase family protein, which produces MRICCISDLHGYLPEIPECDLLLLAGDLVPLNAHGKAEGRIWLDGTFRVWLDGLSERLTVVGVAGNHDFVFEDGEPRFSRPLRWTYLQDSATTFEGSSIWGTPWQPTFYNWAFNLDEPELASRWDLIPEATNILLLHGPPFSYGDPTPSGPVGSRSLLRRIQAVKPTLAVAGHVHSGYGVYSIGPTTFVNASLLNEDYRPANRPVVLDVTEAGTTVVECGPL; this is translated from the coding sequence ATGAGGATCTGCTGCATCTCGGACCTCCACGGCTACCTGCCTGAAATCCCCGAGTGCGACTTGCTCCTGCTCGCGGGCGACCTCGTCCCCTTGAACGCGCACGGCAAGGCCGAGGGACGCATCTGGCTGGACGGTACGTTCCGTGTCTGGCTGGACGGACTCTCCGAGCGGCTGACGGTCGTGGGCGTGGCGGGAAACCATGATTTCGTCTTCGAAGACGGCGAACCACGATTCTCCCGCCCCTTGCGGTGGACTTACCTCCAGGACTCGGCGACGACGTTCGAGGGTTCGTCCATCTGGGGGACGCCCTGGCAGCCGACCTTCTACAACTGGGCGTTCAATCTCGATGAGCCTGAGTTGGCCTCCCGATGGGACCTCATCCCCGAGGCGACCAATATCCTCCTGCTGCACGGACCGCCCTTCAGCTACGGCGACCCCACACCCAGCGGCCCCGTCGGCTCGCGCAGTTTGCTGCGCCGAATCCAGGCCGTGAAACCCACGCTCGCCGTGGCGGGACATGTCCACTCGGGCTACGGTGTCTACTCGATCGGCCCGACGACGTTCGTGAACGCCTCGTTGCTCAACGAGGACTACAGGCCCGCGAACCGCCCCGTCGTCCTCGACGTGACGGAGGCTGGGACGACGGTCGTGGAATGCGGCCCCCTTTGA